A stretch of the Chloroflexota bacterium genome encodes the following:
- a CDS encoding dihydrodipicolinate synthase family protein: protein MTDFRGSHTVLATPFTADGSAIDTDALRQLINWQIESGSHGLIPLGSTGEFLSVSDDERRVIVETAVDAANGRVPVLIGTADEWTEKAVRYSVEAQDAGADGLMIISPYYSSPTEDELFEHFRRISDTVSIPIMVYNNPNTANVDLRPEFVARLGELDNVRYIKESSGDISRVREIHRISDRVSVFAGYHPFESLAAGAKGYVSVIGNFLPAESAAVCDLMDAGRHDEALRLYNRMIPLLNAIAGDKYVSATKCAMAAVGMPIGNPRPPRLALPEADAAKLRRLIVEFKRESMMPEAVEAAD, encoded by the coding sequence ATGACCGATTTCCGCGGCAGTCACACCGTCCTAGCCACGCCTTTCACCGCAGACGGCAGCGCCATCGACACCGACGCCCTGCGCCAGCTGATTAACTGGCAAATCGAATCTGGCAGCCATGGGTTGATTCCGCTCGGCAGCACGGGCGAGTTTCTGTCTGTCAGCGACGATGAGCGCAGGGTGATTGTGGAGACTGCCGTGGATGCCGCTAACGGGCGCGTTCCCGTGCTCATCGGCACGGCGGACGAGTGGACGGAAAAGGCGGTGCGATATTCCGTCGAGGCGCAGGACGCCGGCGCGGACGGCTTGATGATTATCTCGCCATACTATTCCAGCCCAACTGAAGACGAGCTCTTCGAGCACTTTCGCCGCATCAGCGACACCGTGAGCATACCTATCATGGTCTATAACAACCCGAACACGGCGAATGTTGACCTGCGTCCGGAGTTTGTGGCGCGGCTGGGCGAATTGGACAATGTGCGCTACATCAAGGAATCGAGCGGCGATATATCGCGCGTCCGCGAGATTCACCGCATCAGCGACCGCGTGTCGGTGTTTGCGGGCTATCACCCATTCGAATCGCTGGCAGCGGGCGCGAAGGGCTATGTGTCGGTCATCGGCAATTTCCTGCCTGCGGAGTCGGCGGCGGTCTGCGACTTGATGGACGCGGGCAGGCACGACGAAGCGCTGCGCTTGTACAACCGCATGATACCGCTGCTGAACGCCATCGCCGGCGACAAGTATGTGTCCGCAACGAAGTGCGCGATGGCGGCGGTCGGCATGCCAATCGGCAATCCGAGACCGCCAAGACTCGCGTTGCCCGAAGCGGACGCGGCAAAACTACGCAGACTAATCGTCGAGTTCAAGCGGGAATCTATGATGCCGGAGGCGGTAGAAGCTGCGGACTAG
- a CDS encoding DMT family transporter, with amino-acid sequence MSESYGEVRRPAGLIPSGFSLLLAMMWGGNNVSLKASLDYAAPMQVGWMRFILGGLVTLAYMVIRRESLGLAKHEIKPVLIIGLIFATQLAIMNVGQDLTSAGHGVALNSTLPIWTATLARFFIPSDRLTVWKAVALVVAYAGVLVVVFGDAVVAQEGVTLLGDVLSFISAGLLGFRIILLSNFAQDVSEAKLMLGQLIIGTVLLLAGSYIFESSNYTLEGRFWLALAYQGVVIAGVGFLANAWLVKRYLPSSITFYYFAQPIAGIILAWLILGEDPGRGLIVGVVLLCAGAAAYSWESYSQARRVPNRQL; translated from the coding sequence TTGAGCGAATCTTACGGGGAAGTACGCAGACCGGCGGGGCTGATTCCTAGCGGATTCTCGCTGCTGTTGGCGATGATGTGGGGCGGCAACAATGTCAGCCTGAAGGCGTCCCTAGACTACGCCGCGCCGATGCAAGTCGGCTGGATGCGCTTCATTCTCGGCGGTCTGGTTACGCTGGCGTACATGGTAATCAGACGCGAATCGTTGGGCTTGGCAAAGCACGAAATCAAGCCGGTCTTGATTATCGGCCTAATTTTCGCCACTCAGCTCGCGATAATGAATGTCGGTCAGGACCTCACATCCGCAGGGCATGGTGTGGCGCTGAACTCAACGCTGCCAATCTGGACGGCGACGCTTGCGCGGTTCTTCATCCCATCGGATAGGCTGACCGTGTGGAAGGCCGTCGCCCTCGTCGTCGCGTATGCCGGCGTGTTGGTCGTCGTATTCGGCGATGCGGTCGTGGCGCAAGAGGGCGTTACGCTGCTCGGCGATGTGCTGAGCTTCATCTCGGCGGGACTGCTGGGATTCAGGATAATTCTGCTGTCGAACTTCGCGCAGGATGTATCGGAAGCCAAGCTGATGCTGGGGCAGCTGATTATCGGTACGGTGCTGCTTCTCGCCGGGAGCTACATCTTCGAAAGCTCCAATTACACGCTTGAAGGCAGATTCTGGTTGGCGCTCGCCTATCAGGGCGTTGTGATTGCGGGTGTGGGTTTCCTAGCCAATGCGTGGCTGGTGAAGCGATACTTGCCGTCGTCCATCACCTTCTACTACTTCGCGCAGCCGATTGCGGGCATCATCCTCGCCTGGCTCATACTCGGCGAAGACCCTGGTCGCGGGCTTATCGTCGGTGTCGTCCTGCTGTGCGCCGGCGCCGCGGCGTATAGCTGGGAATCATACTCGCAGGCAAGACGGGTGCCCAACAGGCAGTTGTAA
- the rpsP gene encoding 30S ribosomal protein S16 translates to MLRMRLRRVGAKNQPSYRIVVADSRAARDGAFVDYLGHYNPRTEPPTVVIDEEKARKWLSVGAKPSDAVQRIIDKMGPPAAEAAPAEAVAAEAAAESDSADDANSDEGSDGADDTETTS, encoded by the coding sequence ATGCTCAGGATGAGATTGAGACGGGTCGGCGCGAAGAACCAGCCGAGCTACCGCATAGTGGTCGCCGATTCGAGGGCGGCGCGAGACGGCGCTTTCGTGGACTACCTTGGCCACTACAACCCGCGCACGGAGCCACCGACGGTGGTCATTGACGAGGAAAAGGCGCGCAAGTGGCTCAGCGTCGGCGCAAAGCCGTCGGACGCTGTGCAGCGCATAATAGACAAGATGGGACCGCCCGCCGCAGAAGCCGCGCCAGCAGAAGCCGTAGCAGCCGAAGCCGCTGCCGAAAGCGATTCCGCGGACGACGCGAATTCTGACGAAGGCTCGGACGGCGCTGACGATACGGAGACGACAAGCTAG
- a CDS encoding KH domain-containing protein, with protein sequence MKDIVEYIAKAIVSEPDEVVVIEEEEDDGFLVLRLEVAPSDKGKVIGRQGRVAQSIRALLRVAAVKENTRVVFKID encoded by the coding sequence ATGAAAGACATCGTCGAATACATCGCAAAGGCAATCGTATCCGAGCCGGATGAAGTCGTGGTCATCGAAGAAGAGGAAGACGACGGATTCCTAGTTCTGCGCCTCGAAGTCGCACCATCGGACAAAGGCAAAGTCATCGGAAGACAGGGCAGGGTGGCGCAGTCCATCCGCGCGCTCCTGCGCGTGGCTGCCGTCAAGGAAAACACGCGAGTCGTCTTCAAAATTGACTAG
- the rimM gene encoding 16S rRNA processing protein RimM translates to MPASSEEQPIVVGRIRSAWGVHGDVSVEVLSDAPKRFAAGSELRLKGKPTRVERSRKNKRGILVKLDAVADRTQAESLRGEELTILPDQVEPLPDGVYYHFQILGMQVLTEDGENLGTISEIIVTGSNDVYVVHEDDRRDILIPALPDVVLDVDLQASRMTVSLLDGLV, encoded by the coding sequence ATGCCCGCCTCTAGCGAAGAACAACCCATAGTCGTAGGCAGAATACGCTCTGCGTGGGGCGTGCACGGCGATGTGAGCGTGGAGGTGCTGTCGGACGCTCCTAAGCGGTTCGCGGCGGGCAGTGAATTGCGTTTGAAAGGCAAGCCCACCCGCGTCGAACGCTCGCGCAAGAATAAGCGCGGCATCCTCGTGAAGTTGGACGCCGTAGCCGACAGAACACAAGCCGAATCTCTGCGCGGCGAAGAACTGACCATCCTGCCGGATCAGGTCGAACCTCTGCCTGATGGCGTGTACTACCACTTCCAGATTCTCGGCATGCAGGTGTTAACCGAAGACGGCGAAAACCTCGGCACTATCAGCGAGATTATCGTAACCGGCAGCAACGACGTGTATGTCGTCCACGAAGACGACCGCCGCGACATCCTAATCCCCGCGCTTCCGGATGTGGTTTTGGATGTCGATTTGCAAGCGAGCCGGATGACGGTCAGTCTGCTTGATGGTCTAGTCTAG
- a CDS encoding bifunctional (p)ppGpp synthetase/guanosine-3',5'-bis(diphosphate) 3'-pyrophosphohydrolase — MVDTLLDKARTYIPADRLGIIDQAYAYAAKAHDGQVRRSGEPFIEHPLQTALYLADLRLDANALAAALLHDVVEDCDVCLEDIENEFGGEIAGMVDGVTKLTKAELDAEEGRNGFLLRGNEVDIGQAASLRKMLVTMAEDVRVVLIKLADRLHNMRTLQALSPDRRRAIAKETLEVFAPLAHRLGIWEVKWRLEDLAFQHLNNDAYQEISSMLNAKRQEREDYIESVRSLLQSELDKADITAEVTGRPKHIYSIHKKTEKYRRQNLGVNDIHDLFALRILVDSVRDCYLALGVVHSNWRPLPGQFDDYIANPKDNLYKSLHTTVLCIDAHPVEVQIRTREMHNLAEYGVAAHWLYKEGKTADVEFDEKMTWLRQILDWQRDVSNPHEYVESFKTDIFKNQVFVYTPRGDLKELPAGATPLDFAFRIHTDVGYRCIGAKVNGKLVALTYQLQNGDTVEIMTSKAVRGPSLDWLNPSLGYLSTNSARTKVRQWFNRQERRASLERGKDIFRRQLRRLNQAMTDGELASALGFNGADEFMVALGGGEITVEQVVERIASQEIPPDPDFEKIYKVPTTGPASGVEVLGVGDLLTRMANCCTPVLGDDIIGYITRTRGVTVHRRNCSNILAERETERLVNVAWSRAHELYPVRVRLEAQDRVGLLRDITSLVSEEGVNIASCVSEEEKDTSIISLTVYVDGISQLNRLFSKMESVRGVIGVSRGRV, encoded by the coding sequence ATGGTTGATACGCTACTAGACAAGGCAAGGACATACATCCCAGCAGACAGGCTCGGCATCATCGATCAGGCGTATGCGTACGCGGCGAAAGCCCACGATGGACAAGTGCGGCGCTCCGGCGAGCCGTTCATTGAACACCCACTGCAGACCGCGCTTTATCTCGCCGACCTGCGGCTGGACGCCAACGCGCTCGCCGCCGCGCTCCTGCACGATGTCGTCGAAGACTGTGATGTGTGCCTCGAGGACATTGAGAACGAATTCGGCGGTGAGATTGCCGGAATGGTCGATGGCGTAACGAAGCTGACCAAGGCGGAGTTAGACGCTGAGGAGGGCAGAAACGGCTTCCTGTTGCGCGGCAACGAAGTTGACATAGGGCAAGCCGCAAGCCTGCGCAAGATGCTCGTTACGATGGCGGAAGATGTCCGCGTCGTTCTAATCAAGCTGGCGGACAGGCTACACAACATGCGGACATTGCAGGCGCTCTCGCCGGACAGACGCAGGGCGATCGCGAAGGAAACGCTTGAAGTGTTCGCGCCGCTCGCGCACCGGCTTGGCATTTGGGAAGTCAAGTGGCGGCTGGAAGACCTGGCGTTCCAGCACCTGAACAACGACGCGTATCAGGAAATCTCCAGCATGCTGAACGCCAAGCGGCAGGAACGCGAGGACTACATCGAGAGCGTGCGCTCGCTGCTGCAATCCGAGCTGGACAAGGCGGACATTACGGCGGAGGTTACGGGCAGGCCGAAGCACATCTACAGCATCCACAAGAAGACCGAGAAGTACCGCCGGCAGAACTTGGGCGTGAACGACATCCACGACTTGTTCGCGCTGCGAATTCTCGTGGACTCGGTTAGGGATTGCTATCTAGCGCTCGGCGTAGTGCACTCTAACTGGCGACCGTTGCCCGGTCAATTCGACGACTACATCGCCAACCCGAAAGACAACCTGTATAAGTCGCTGCACACCACGGTGCTGTGCATCGACGCGCACCCGGTCGAAGTACAGATACGCACACGTGAGATGCACAACCTCGCGGAATACGGCGTTGCCGCGCACTGGCTCTACAAGGAAGGCAAGACTGCGGACGTAGAGTTCGACGAGAAGATGACGTGGCTGCGTCAGATTCTTGACTGGCAGCGCGATGTCAGCAATCCGCACGAGTATGTAGAGTCGTTTAAGACCGACATATTCAAGAATCAGGTCTTCGTCTATACGCCAAGGGGGGACTTGAAGGAACTGCCCGCCGGCGCGACACCGCTGGATTTCGCGTTCCGCATTCATACCGATGTTGGCTATCGCTGCATCGGCGCGAAGGTGAACGGCAAGCTGGTCGCACTCACCTACCAGCTTCAGAATGGCGACACGGTTGAAATTATGACCAGCAAGGCGGTCAGGGGACCTAGCCTAGACTGGCTTAACCCTAGCCTGGGCTACCTCAGTACAAACTCCGCGCGCACAAAGGTGCGACAGTGGTTTAACCGGCAGGAGCGGCGCGCAAGCCTTGAGCGCGGCAAGGACATATTCCGCCGGCAATTGCGCCGCCTAAATCAGGCAATGACGGATGGAGAGCTTGCCAGCGCGCTCGGCTTCAACGGCGCGGACGAATTCATGGTCGCCTTGGGCGGCGGCGAAATCACCGTCGAGCAGGTTGTCGAGCGCATCGCAAGCCAAGAGATACCGCCGGATCCAGACTTTGAGAAGATATATAAGGTGCCGACGACCGGTCCCGCGTCAGGCGTCGAAGTGCTGGGCGTGGGCGACTTGCTCACCCGCATGGCGAACTGCTGCACGCCCGTGCTGGGCGACGACATCATCGGCTACATCACGCGAACCCGTGGCGTAACGGTGCACCGGCGCAACTGCTCCAACATCCTCGCTGAGCGCGAGACCGAGCGTCTGGTCAATGTCGCCTGGAGTCGCGCGCACGAGCTATATCCGGTGCGTGTTCGACTGGAAGCGCAAGACCGGGTAGGGCTGCTCCGCGATATTACTTCCCTTGTTTCCGAAGAAGGTGTTAACATAGCTTCATGCGTGTCGGAGGAAGAGAAGGACACCAGCATTATTTCTCTGACCGTATATGTTGACGGCATTAGCCAGCTAAACCGGCTGTTCTCCAAGATGGAGAGCGTGCGCGGCGTTATTGGCGTCAGCAGGGGAAGAGTCTAG
- a CDS encoding 30S ribosomal protein S20, whose amino-acid sequence MPSAKSARVQVRKRDRNLPLRTRAKTEVRKARALIDANDIDSAEKAVQSAFVALDKAAQKGALHANNASRRKSRIMKALQNAKNAS is encoded by the coding sequence GTGCCAAGCGCAAAATCAGCACGAGTTCAGGTTCGCAAGCGCGATCGCAATTTACCGCTGCGTACGCGAGCCAAAACGGAAGTCAGGAAGGCGCGGGCGCTAATCGACGCCAATGACATCGACAGCGCCGAGAAGGCGGTACAGTCGGCGTTCGTAGCGTTGGATAAGGCGGCACAAAAGGGCGCACTGCACGCGAACAACGCATCGCGCCGCAAGTCGAGAATTATGAAGGCGCTGCAAAACGCAAAGAACGCGAGCTAG